Proteins co-encoded in one Rhopalosiphum maidis isolate BTI-1 chromosome 2, ASM367621v3, whole genome shotgun sequence genomic window:
- the LOC113551783 gene encoding arginine/serine-rich protein PNISR-like, with translation MANGNQWMDTAFYKSMTNEQVDWANLAQQWIKMKETSSAMAPGQQVKIPPFEHNLVKLGQHIEPQNPSNITSVTNKMLGNNIEKPKAWNTWTWQQQQQWNWNWASSSTAPSIKAPIIESVNSLRPSFLPSMLSEPPPYFPMMTPNKPFLHNNYWAAPNSRVLPPTESDQWNKISMISNVDSRTQDPSFIDAAKRKQLPAWIREGLEKMEREKRRKIELEQSFDAPDYSNSIDENITEELPNLSNNFDQETQLANDDIEHVSSDYINTTEPRKTEFVKNDPSPIIPRKTKAQIWEDTMLSLRKILTKLLMDVTNDMMLSVVKEVLKTALQTDIQGNQNQISLAGKLGLGVYGSESESSDENDKEQHISGHKHLKQDSDEDIQERILKRQHEFSNIEARILTELDQLEAKEKLVRSKFDNSIKLNEEINDNGSQVVENIQTKVCNEDDQSSKKMNERHDKIKKELTNDLIIKNGKKKKKSKTKRSSSSSSSSRSSDTIKSDDTDNKYSFKKNDKIKSKSSNKKTPTVSIKSKRRSRSRNRSRSHSISKHSRSHSSHSSKSRSKHYDKRSPHSFRSRRSRSPLSRHSYSRKHKSKRNSSSSSNESKSNKHRYRR, from the exons ATGGCTAATGGAAACCAATGGATGGATACAGCGTTTTATAAAAGCATGACTAATGAACAAG TGGATTGGGCAAATTTGGCTCAACAATGGATTAAAATGAAAGAAACTTCATCTGCCATGGCCCCTGGACAACAAGTAAAGATACCACCTTTTGAACATAATTTGGTTAAACTTGGTCAGCATATAGAACCTCAGAATCCATCAAACATAACATcagtaacaaataaaatgcttg gaaataatattgaaaagccAAAAGCATGGAATACATGGACTtggcaacaacaacaacaatggAACTGGAATTGGGCATCTTCTTCAACAGCTCCATCAATTAAAGCACCTATTATAGAGTCAGTTAATTCACTTAGACCATCTTTTTTACCTTCTATGTTATCCGAACCACCTCCATATTTCCCAATGATGACACCAAACAAACCATTTCTACATaat aaCTATTGGGCAGCACCTAACAGTAGAGTTCTACCGCCTACTGAATCAGATCAATGgaataaaattagtatgatTTCAAATGTGGATAGTAGAACTCAAGATCCATCATTTATcg atgCGGCAAAACGAAAGCAATTGCCTGCTTGGATTCGAGAAGGACTTGAAAAAATGGAAAGAGAAAAACGGCGTAAAATTGAACTAGAACAATCTTTTGATGCACCTGATTATTCTAATTCTATCGATGAAAATATTACTGAAGAATTgcctaat ttgtctAATAACTTTGATCAGGAAACTCAATTGGCTAATGATGATATTGAACATGTATCTTCTGATTACATTAATACTACTGAACCCAGAAAAACTGAGTTTGTGAAGAATGACCCTTCTCCTATTATTCCACGTAAGACTAAAGCTCAAATCTGGGAAGATACG atGTTAAGTCTACGAAAAATTCTTACAAAATTGTTAATGGATGTTACTAATGATATGATGTTAAGTGTAGTTAAAGAAGTGCTAAAAACTGCTCTACAGACag ATATTCAAGGAAATCAAAACCAAATATCATTAGCTGGTAAACTGG GGCTTGGAGTTTATGGTTCAGAATCTGAGTCATCAGACGAAAATGATAAAGAACAACACATATCTGgtcataaacatttaaaacaagatTCTGATGAAGATattcaa gaaagaatattaaaacgcCAGCATGAGTTCAGTAATATTGAAGCCAGAATATTAACCGAATTGGATCAATTAGAAGCCAAGGAAAAACTTGTGAGatctaaatttgataatagtatCAAGTTAAATGaagaaattaatgataatggtAGTCAGGTAGTGGAAAACATTCAGACAAaag TATGTAATGAAGATGATCAATCTAGCAAAAAGATGAATGAAAgacatgataaaataaaaaaagaattaactaatgatttgattattaaaaatggaaaaaagaaaaagaaatctAAAACTAAAAGGTCATCAAGTTCTAGTTCATCAAGCAGGAGTAGTGATACTATAAAGAGTGATGATACTGACAATAAAtatagctttaaaaaaaatgacaaaattaaatcgaaATCCTCAAACAAAAAAACTCCAACAGTtagtataaaaagtaaacgAAGATCGCGTTCTAGAAACAGAAGTAGATCTCACTCGATATCAAAACATAGTAGATCGCATTCAAGTCATAGTAGTAAATCACGTTCAAAACATTATGATAAAAGATCTCCACATAGTTTTAGATCAAGACGAAGTCGATCACCACTTTCACGTCATTCATATTCCAGAAAACATAAAAGCAAAAGAAATAGTTCTTCTAGTTCAAACgaatcaaaaagtaataaacaccGGTATAGACGATAA